The following coding sequences are from one Streptomyces dengpaensis window:
- a CDS encoding bifunctional metallophosphatase/5'-nucleotidase translates to MSSTPRHRLPRRLLAAAAGLATVGALAAAMPASAGQDRTTPPHHQGSGRYQDVQLLSFNDLHGNLEPPAGSSGRVTEQHEDGTTKTIDAGGVEYLATHLREARKDNTYSITAAAGDMVGASPLISGLFHDEPTIEALNGLDLDVSSVGNHEFDEGAKELARLQNGGCHPKDGCYDDSEKFTGATFPYLAANVTDEKTGRPILKPYWVWKKNGVKVGFIGVTLEGTPDIVSAEGVKGLKFGDEVATINKYAKVLQRQGVKSIVALVHEGGAPASTAYNYDCDSPGAGDGISGPIVDIAKNVTPAVDALVTGHTHQAYACTIADPAGKPRTVTSAASFGRLYTDTTLTYDRWTGDIARTAVKSANHVVTRDVAKAADMTDLITKWKTLAAPIASRPIGYIAGEIGNTGTESPLGDLIADAQLAYAKSVDPEADLALMNPGGIRAGLTHTASGGEGDGVVTYGEAYSVQPFSNTVNLVDLTGAQLLTALQQQVSGANEAAPKILQISAGLTYTLDLTKSGAARVVTDSVKLNGTAIDLTGSYRVAMNSFLAGGGDGFAELGKGTNVLVGEDDLAAFESFLTANSSAGTPYAVPAADRITVVR, encoded by the coding sequence ATGTCGTCGACGCCCCGGCACAGACTTCCGCGTCGCCTGCTCGCGGCCGCCGCCGGCCTCGCCACCGTCGGTGCTCTGGCCGCCGCGATGCCCGCCAGCGCGGGCCAGGACAGGACGACGCCGCCGCACCATCAGGGAAGCGGCCGCTACCAGGACGTACAGCTGCTGTCCTTCAACGATCTGCACGGCAACCTGGAGCCGCCGGCCGGTTCTTCCGGGCGGGTGACGGAGCAGCACGAGGACGGCACGACCAAGACGATCGACGCGGGTGGCGTCGAGTACCTGGCCACGCATCTGCGCGAGGCTCGCAAGGACAACACGTACTCGATCACGGCCGCCGCCGGTGACATGGTCGGCGCGTCCCCGCTGATCTCCGGGCTCTTCCACGACGAGCCGACGATCGAGGCGCTGAACGGCCTCGACCTCGATGTCTCGTCGGTCGGCAACCACGAGTTCGACGAGGGCGCCAAGGAACTGGCCCGCCTGCAGAACGGCGGCTGCCACCCGAAGGACGGCTGTTACGACGACAGCGAGAAGTTCACCGGCGCCACCTTCCCCTATCTCGCGGCGAACGTCACCGACGAGAAGACCGGCAGGCCGATCCTCAAGCCGTACTGGGTGTGGAAGAAGAACGGCGTCAAGGTCGGCTTCATCGGCGTGACCCTGGAGGGCACCCCGGACATCGTCTCCGCCGAGGGTGTCAAGGGGCTGAAGTTCGGCGACGAGGTCGCGACGATCAACAAGTACGCCAAGGTGCTTCAGCGCCAGGGTGTGAAGTCGATCGTCGCGCTGGTCCACGAGGGCGGGGCGCCCGCGTCGACGGCGTACAACTACGACTGCGACAGCCCCGGCGCCGGTGACGGCATCTCCGGCCCGATCGTCGACATCGCCAAGAACGTCACCCCGGCCGTGGACGCGCTGGTCACCGGTCACACGCACCAGGCGTACGCGTGCACGATCGCCGACCCGGCGGGCAAGCCCCGCACGGTCACGTCGGCCGCGTCCTTCGGCCGTCTGTACACGGACACGACGCTGACGTACGACCGGTGGACCGGCGACATCGCCCGTACGGCGGTGAAGTCCGCGAACCACGTGGTCACCCGTGATGTGGCGAAGGCCGCCGACATGACGGACCTGATCACCAAGTGGAAGACCCTCGCCGCTCCGATCGCCTCCCGGCCCATCGGCTACATCGCGGGCGAGATCGGCAACACCGGCACCGAGTCCCCGCTCGGCGACCTGATCGCCGACGCGCAGCTCGCGTACGCCAAGTCCGTCGACCCCGAGGCCGACCTCGCGCTGATGAACCCCGGCGGCATCCGCGCCGGCCTCACCCACACGGCGAGCGGCGGCGAGGGCGACGGCGTGGTGACGTACGGGGAGGCGTACAGCGTCCAGCCCTTCTCCAACACGGTCAACCTGGTCGACCTGACCGGCGCGCAACTGCTCACCGCGCTCCAGCAGCAGGTCAGCGGGGCGAACGAGGCGGCGCCGAAGATCCTTCAGATCTCGGCCGGACTGACCTACACGCTGGACCTGACGAAGTCGGGCGCCGCGCGGGTCGTCACCGACTCGGTCAAGCTCAACGGCACCGCCATCGACCTCACCGGGAGCTACCGCGTCGCGATGAACTCCTTCCTCGCGGGCGGCGGCGACGGCTTCGCCGAACTCGGCAAGGGCACGAACGTCCTGGTCGGCGAGGACGACCTGGCGGCCTTCGAGTCCTTCCTGACGGCGAACTCGTCGGCAGGGACGCCGTATGCGGTGCCGGCGGCTGACCGGATCACGGTCGTTCGGTAG
- a CDS encoding sensor histidine kinase — protein MIRRFRSLPLRSRLALLVAAAVAFGVAAVSVTCWFIVQGKLYAEIDSSLQAQKQSMPYGLVQTALDNCGKNPSNNNYRMRFDSYTQVVRANGTVCALDYSADTVKVTDSDKEMAQDPKPGMFTLRNGTDSNGDAVRVMTMPLIVTDVPNQLPTSRVMYSKAALVVAVPLKSTESTLNYLALLLLLVSGIGVVGAGAAGLAVARAGLRPVDKLTEAVEHVARTEDLSIRIPVEDDGEDEIARLSRSFNSMTSALASSRELQQQLIADAGHELRTPLTSLRTNIELLTRSEEMGRPIPPADRKELLASVTAQMTELAVLIGDLQTLSRSDAGQPADRVQVVALEDTVESALRRARLRGPELTIRADLQPWYVRAEPSALERAIVNILDNAVKFSPEGGAIDVILKNGELTVRDRGPGIPTEELPHVFDRFWRSPSARALPGSGLGLSIVARTVQQSGGEVSLTPAMGGGTVATVRLPGAPVPPPETP, from the coding sequence GTGATCCGCAGATTCAGGTCACTGCCGCTGCGGTCGCGACTGGCGTTGCTGGTGGCGGCGGCGGTGGCGTTCGGGGTGGCGGCGGTTTCGGTCACGTGCTGGTTCATCGTGCAGGGGAAGCTGTACGCCGAGATCGACAGCAGTCTCCAGGCCCAGAAGCAGTCCATGCCGTACGGCTTGGTCCAGACCGCTCTCGACAACTGCGGCAAGAACCCGAGCAACAACAACTACCGCATGCGCTTCGACTCCTACACGCAGGTGGTCCGGGCAAACGGCACTGTCTGTGCCCTTGACTACTCCGCGGACACGGTGAAGGTCACCGACAGCGACAAGGAAATGGCCCAGGACCCGAAACCCGGCATGTTCACGCTCCGGAACGGGACCGACAGCAACGGCGACGCCGTACGCGTCATGACGATGCCGCTCATCGTCACCGACGTTCCCAACCAGCTTCCCACCAGCCGGGTGATGTACAGCAAGGCCGCCCTCGTCGTGGCCGTCCCTCTCAAGAGCACCGAGTCCACCCTCAACTACCTGGCGCTCCTCCTGCTCCTCGTCTCTGGCATCGGAGTCGTCGGCGCCGGAGCCGCCGGCCTGGCAGTCGCCCGCGCGGGCCTGCGCCCGGTGGACAAACTCACCGAGGCCGTGGAACACGTGGCGCGCACGGAAGATCTCTCCATCCGCATCCCCGTCGAAGACGACGGCGAGGACGAGATCGCCCGTCTCTCGCGGTCCTTCAACTCCATGACGTCCGCGCTGGCCAGCTCCCGCGAACTGCAGCAGCAACTCATCGCGGACGCGGGCCACGAACTGCGTACGCCGCTGACCTCCCTGCGCACCAACATCGAACTCCTCACCCGCAGCGAGGAAATGGGCCGCCCGATCCCCCCGGCGGACCGCAAGGAACTCCTTGCCTCGGTCACCGCCCAGATGACCGAACTGGCCGTGCTGATCGGCGACTTGCAGACCCTGTCGCGCTCGGACGCGGGCCAGCCGGCGGACCGCGTACAGGTGGTGGCGCTGGAGGACACGGTCGAGTCGGCCCTGCGCCGGGCGCGGCTGCGCGGCCCGGAGCTGACGATCAGGGCGGACCTCCAGCCCTGGTACGTACGGGCGGAGCCGTCCGCCCTGGAGCGGGCGATCGTGAACATCCTCGACAACGCGGTGAAGTTCAGCCCCGAGGGCGGCGCGATCGACGTCATCCTCAAGAACGGCGAACTGACGGTCCGCGACCGCGGCCCCGGCATCCCCACCGAGGAACTCCCCCACGTCTTCGACCGCTTCTGGCGCTCCCCGTCGGCCCGGGCCCTCCCCGGATCGGGCCTCGGCCTGTCGATCGTGGCGCGCACGGTCCAGCAGTCGGGCGGCGAGGTCTCCCTGACACCCGCCATGGGCGGCGGCACGGTGGCGACCGTACGGCTGCCGGGGGCACCGGTACCGCCGCCCGAGACGCCCTAG
- a CDS encoding response regulator transcription factor: MSPADGDRDPQRILIVDDEPAVRDALQRSLAFEGYDTEVGVDGADALEKATAYQPDLVVLDIQMPRMDGLTAARRMRGAGTMTPILMLTARDTVGDRVTGLDAGADDYLVKPFELDELFARVRALLRRSSYAATADGTQEEDALTFGDLRMDLSTREVTRAGRPVELTRTEFTLLEMFLAHPRQVLTREQILKAVWGFDFEPSSNSLDVYVMYLRRKTEAGGEPRVVHTVRGVGYVLRSGGAE, encoded by the coding sequence ATGAGCCCCGCCGATGGCGACCGTGACCCCCAGCGCATCCTGATCGTCGACGACGAGCCGGCAGTGCGCGACGCACTCCAGCGCAGCCTCGCCTTCGAGGGATACGACACCGAGGTCGGGGTCGACGGCGCGGACGCCCTGGAGAAGGCGACCGCGTACCAGCCCGACCTGGTCGTCCTCGACATCCAGATGCCCCGGATGGACGGCCTGACGGCGGCACGCCGGATGCGCGGCGCGGGCACCATGACCCCGATCCTCATGCTGACGGCCCGTGACACGGTCGGCGACCGCGTCACGGGCCTCGACGCCGGCGCGGACGACTACCTGGTCAAGCCCTTCGAGCTCGACGAGCTCTTCGCCCGGGTCCGGGCGCTGCTGCGCCGCAGCTCCTACGCGGCCACGGCGGACGGCACCCAGGAGGAGGACGCGCTCACCTTCGGCGACCTCCGCATGGACCTCTCGACCCGCGAGGTCACGCGCGCCGGACGCCCGGTGGAGCTTACGCGCACGGAGTTCACGCTTCTGGAGATGTTCCTGGCGCACCCGCGCCAGGTCCTCACCCGCGAGCAGATCCTGAAGGCGGTCTGGGGCTTCGACTTCGAGCCCTCCTCCAACTCCCTCGACGTGTACGTCATGTACCTGCGCCGCAAGACCGAGGCGGGCGGCGAGCCACGCGTCGTGCACACGGTGCGGGGCGTGGGGTACGTCCTGCGCTCGGGCGGCGCGGAGTGA
- a CDS encoding S1C family serine protease, translated as MTESFRRSGDYPQGDTYQAADPLQSAYPQQQVYAPVDQQQVSSPVHPEWPPSPAYEPAGKKRSKGPLALLAAVAIVAAAIGGGTAYGIQELTGKDTPSSSTSTNVVPTAKKGTVAGVARAVSPSIVEISATSNAGSSTGSGVVITADGEIITNNHVISGASEIKAQLSNGLSYTAQVVGTDSSKDLALIKLDNAPSGLKAATLGNSDGVRVGDEVVAIGSPEGLTGTVTSGIISALDRDVTVSTDENQGRRQQQGGGSGQWPFEFGGQEFNGDTGSSTTTYKALQTDASLNPGNSGGALIDMNGNIIGINSAMYSATDATSSSSAGSVGLGFAIPVNTVKSDLTSLRAGGADS; from the coding sequence ATGACCGAGAGCTTCCGCCGCAGCGGCGACTACCCCCAGGGCGACACCTACCAGGCGGCCGACCCCCTGCAGTCGGCGTACCCCCAGCAGCAGGTCTACGCCCCCGTCGACCAGCAGCAGGTCTCCTCCCCCGTTCACCCCGAGTGGCCGCCCTCGCCTGCGTACGAGCCGGCCGGCAAGAAGCGCTCGAAGGGCCCGCTGGCCCTCCTGGCCGCCGTCGCGATCGTCGCCGCCGCCATCGGTGGCGGTACCGCGTACGGCATACAGGAGCTGACCGGCAAGGACACCCCGTCGAGCAGCACCAGCACGAACGTGGTGCCCACCGCCAAGAAGGGCACGGTCGCCGGGGTGGCCCGGGCGGTCAGCCCGAGCATCGTCGAGATCAGCGCGACCTCGAACGCGGGTTCCTCCACCGGTTCGGGCGTGGTCATCACGGCCGACGGCGAGATCATCACCAACAACCACGTCATCTCGGGCGCCTCCGAGATCAAGGCGCAGCTGAGCAACGGCCTGTCGTACACCGCGCAGGTCGTCGGCACCGACAGCAGCAAGGACCTGGCGCTCATCAAGCTCGACAACGCGCCGTCCGGCCTGAAGGCCGCGACGCTGGGCAACTCCGACGGCGTCCGGGTCGGCGACGAGGTGGTCGCGATCGGCTCCCCCGAGGGCCTGACGGGCACGGTCACCAGCGGCATCATCTCCGCCCTTGACCGTGACGTCACCGTCTCGACCGACGAGAACCAGGGCCGGCGGCAACAGCAGGGCGGCGGCAGCGGCCAGTGGCCGTTCGAGTTCGGCGGCCAGGAGTTCAACGGCGACACGGGCTCGTCCACGACGACGTACAAGGCGCTCCAGACCGACGCCTCGCTCAACCCGGGCAATTCGGGCGGCGCCCTGATCGACATGAACGGCAACATCATCGGCATCAACTCGGCGATGTACTCGGCCACGGACGCCACGTCCTCGTCGAGCGCGGGAAGCGTGGGCCTCGGCTTCGCGATCCCGGTCAACACGGTCAAGTCCGACCTGACGAGCCTGCGGGCGGGCGGCGCGGACAGCTGA
- a CDS encoding trypsin-like serine protease, giving the protein MAFPAAALALALTCAGALAAQPATAADDPTASLPDAPVSQPVKPAASDKVLRDRVIEAAKDQATPEQTPKATPFIIGGSETTVSSAPWMVQLAYYDDATGQGYFCGGTLVAPNKVLTAAHCVAGLDWVNNGAVLAGATDLYDDTNGTVAGVWRQWNHPRYNDTTIQNDIAVLTLDRPLEQKWMRLASANDTPWYAPGNNATVYGWGLTSGEDGADLSSKLRKVDLPVQSDATCDSGMRAVLGEDAFVEGSMFCAGTPATGTDEGTKSPCNGDSGGPVITGGKIIGIVSWGVAGCTAKGAYPVFTKVSSYTWAAQPRIDDTDMSFDGKADLLARTPSGGLFQQNSKGTSLAQRAFQSSGWETISWGMQADLDRDFFQDLIIREKGDGKLYRSYLNHSTWEFEWMQISSVWGGYKSYAIPGDMTGDARPDLVAVDADGSVYLYPGKGTGQFYGRVKVVDRAWKNVKIFGRGDLSGDGRADLLVRNSSGVLYLYKGTQVEHKPFATRIQARTGWNFTSYVSNGDVTGDGIADVIARDSGGTLWLYPGTNKASSSLFGSRISLGTGFNQYNLLF; this is encoded by the coding sequence ATGGCGTTTCCCGCGGCCGCCCTCGCGCTGGCGCTGACCTGCGCCGGCGCCCTCGCGGCGCAGCCCGCGACAGCGGCGGACGACCCGACGGCGTCGCTGCCCGACGCGCCGGTCTCCCAGCCCGTGAAGCCGGCCGCCTCCGACAAGGTTCTGCGCGACCGCGTCATCGAGGCCGCCAAGGACCAGGCGACCCCCGAGCAGACCCCCAAGGCGACCCCGTTCATCATCGGGGGCAGCGAGACGACCGTCTCCTCCGCCCCCTGGATGGTCCAGCTCGCCTATTACGACGACGCGACCGGCCAGGGCTACTTCTGCGGCGGCACCCTCGTCGCCCCGAACAAGGTTCTGACGGCGGCGCACTGCGTCGCGGGCCTCGACTGGGTGAACAACGGTGCCGTGCTCGCCGGTGCCACCGACCTGTACGACGACACCAACGGCACGGTCGCGGGCGTCTGGCGCCAGTGGAACCACCCGCGCTACAACGACACGACCATCCAGAACGACATCGCGGTCCTCACCCTGGACCGCCCGCTGGAGCAGAAGTGGATGCGGCTCGCGTCCGCCAACGACACCCCGTGGTACGCGCCGGGCAACAACGCCACGGTCTACGGCTGGGGTCTGACCTCCGGCGAGGACGGCGCCGACCTGTCGTCCAAGCTGCGCAAGGTGGACCTGCCGGTCCAGTCCGACGCCACCTGCGACAGCGGCATGCGGGCGGTCCTCGGTGAGGACGCCTTCGTCGAGGGCTCGATGTTCTGCGCGGGCACCCCGGCCACCGGCACCGACGAGGGCACCAAGAGCCCCTGCAACGGTGACTCCGGCGGCCCGGTGATCACCGGCGGCAAGATCATCGGCATCGTCTCGTGGGGCGTCGCGGGCTGCACGGCCAAGGGCGCGTACCCGGTCTTCACCAAGGTCAGCTCGTACACCTGGGCCGCTCAGCCGCGCATCGACGACACCGACATGTCGTTCGACGGCAAGGCCGACCTCTTGGCCCGTACGCCCTCCGGGGGCCTGTTCCAGCAGAACAGCAAGGGCACCTCGCTTGCGCAGCGCGCCTTCCAGAGCAGCGGCTGGGAGACCATCAGCTGGGGCATGCAGGCCGACCTGGACCGGGACTTCTTCCAGGACCTGATCATCCGCGAGAAGGGCGACGGCAAGCTGTACCGCAGCTACCTGAACCACTCCACGTGGGAGTTCGAGTGGATGCAGATCAGCTCGGTGTGGGGCGGCTACAAGTCGTACGCCATCCCCGGCGACATGACCGGTGACGCCCGCCCCGACCTGGTCGCGGTGGACGCCGACGGCTCGGTCTACCTCTACCCGGGCAAGGGCACCGGCCAGTTCTACGGCCGCGTCAAGGTCGTCGACCGGGCCTGGAAGAACGTCAAGATCTTCGGCCGCGGCGACCTGTCCGGCGACGGCCGCGCCGACCTGCTCGTCCGCAACAGCTCCGGGGTCCTGTACCTCTACAAGGGCACGCAGGTCGAGCACAAGCCGTTCGCGACACGGATCCAGGCGCGTACGGGCTGGAACTTCACCTCGTACGTGTCCAACGGCGACGTGACGGGCGACGGCATCGCCGACGTCATCGCCCGCGACTCCGGCGGCACGCTCTGGCTCTACCCGGGCACCAACAAGGCGTCCAGCAGCCTCTTCGGCTCGCGGATCAGCCTGGGCACGGGGTTCAACCAGTACAACCTGCTGTTCTAG
- a CDS encoding LacI family DNA-binding transcriptional regulator, whose product MAKVTRDDVARLAGTSTAVVSYVINNGPRPVAPATRERVLAAIKELGYRPDRVAQAMASRRTELIGLIIPDARQPFFGEMAHAVEQAAADRGKMVLVGNTDYIAEREVHYLRAFLGMRVSGLILVSHALNDHAAEEIEAWDARVVLLHERPEAIDDVAVVTDDIGGAQLATRHLLEHGYEYVACLGGIAETPVVGDPVSDHVEGWRRAMQEAGISTQGRLFEALYNRYDAYEVALRLLAGPDRPPAIFCSTDDQAIGVLRAARELRIDVPGELAVAGFDDVKEAALTDPPLTTIASDRSAMARAAVDLVLDDGLRVAGSRRERLKLFPSRLVVRRSCGCE is encoded by the coding sequence GTGGCCAAGGTGACTCGGGATGATGTGGCGCGACTGGCGGGTACCTCCACCGCCGTCGTCAGCTATGTCATCAACAACGGACCCCGGCCGGTTGCCCCGGCCACGCGCGAGCGCGTTCTCGCCGCGATCAAGGAGCTGGGGTACCGGCCCGACCGGGTCGCCCAGGCCATGGCATCGCGGCGGACCGAGCTCATAGGCCTGATCATCCCGGACGCGCGCCAGCCCTTCTTCGGGGAGATGGCGCACGCGGTCGAACAGGCTGCCGCCGACCGCGGAAAAATGGTCCTCGTCGGCAACACCGACTACATCGCCGAGCGCGAGGTCCACTATCTGCGCGCCTTCCTCGGCATGCGGGTCTCCGGCCTGATCCTCGTCAGCCACGCGCTGAACGACCACGCGGCCGAGGAGATCGAGGCCTGGGACGCCCGCGTGGTGCTGCTGCACGAGCGCCCCGAGGCGATCGACGACGTCGCGGTCGTCACGGACGACATCGGCGGCGCCCAGCTCGCCACCCGCCACCTGCTCGAACACGGCTACGAGTACGTGGCCTGTCTCGGCGGCATCGCCGAGACCCCGGTCGTCGGCGACCCGGTCTCCGACCACGTCGAGGGCTGGCGGCGCGCGATGCAGGAGGCGGGCATCTCCACTCAGGGGCGCCTTTTCGAAGCCCTCTACAACCGCTACGACGCCTACGAGGTCGCCCTCCGCCTGCTCGCGGGCCCGGACCGTCCGCCGGCCATCTTCTGCTCCACCGACGACCAGGCGATCGGCGTGCTGCGGGCGGCGCGCGAGCTGCGTATCGACGTACCGGGCGAGCTGGCCGTGGCCGGCTTCGACGACGTCAAGGAAGCGGCCCTGACGGACCCGCCGCTGACGACGATCGCGTCGGACCGTTCGGCGATGGCTCGCGCGGCCGTCGATCTCGTCCTCGATGACGGGCTGCGGGTCGCGGGCTCGCGCCGCGAGCGCCTGAAGCTGTTCCCGTCACGCCTGGTCGTGCGCCGGTCCTGCGGCTGTGAGTAA
- a CDS encoding winged helix-turn-helix transcriptional regulator codes for MSSLLLLTNALQPSTEVLPALGLLLHNVRVAPAEGPALVDTPGADVILIDGRRDLPQVRSLCQLLRSTGPGCPLILVVTEGGLAAVTADWGIDDVLLDTAGPAEVEARLRLAMGRQQIVNDDSPMEIRNGDLSVDEATYSAKLKGRVLDLTFKEFELLKYLAQHPGRVFTRAQLLQEVWGYDYFGGTRTVDVHVRRLRAKLGPEHESLIGTVRNVGYRFVTPEKVDRAADEAKAKAAQPKPDDADERAHLDAADAERAVAEVREPAVRPAQR; via the coding sequence ATGAGTTCTCTGCTGCTCCTGACCAATGCCCTTCAGCCGTCGACGGAGGTGCTTCCCGCTCTCGGCCTGCTGCTGCACAACGTACGCGTGGCTCCGGCGGAGGGCCCGGCTCTCGTCGACACCCCCGGCGCCGACGTCATCCTGATCGACGGCCGCCGTGACCTCCCGCAGGTGCGCAGCCTGTGCCAGCTGCTGCGGTCCACGGGCCCCGGCTGTCCGCTCATCCTCGTCGTGACGGAGGGCGGCCTCGCGGCCGTCACCGCCGACTGGGGCATCGACGACGTCCTGCTCGACACCGCGGGACCGGCCGAGGTCGAGGCGCGCCTGCGCCTGGCGATGGGTCGCCAGCAGATCGTCAACGACGACTCCCCCATGGAGATCCGCAACGGCGACCTGTCGGTCGACGAGGCGACGTACAGCGCGAAGCTCAAGGGCCGGGTCCTCGACCTCACCTTCAAGGAGTTCGAGCTCCTGAAGTACCTCGCGCAGCACCCGGGCCGCGTCTTCACGCGCGCCCAGCTGCTCCAGGAGGTCTGGGGCTACGACTACTTCGGCGGCACGCGCACGGTCGACGTCCACGTACGACGACTGCGCGCGAAGCTCGGGCCCGAGCACGAGTCGCTCATCGGAACCGTGCGGAACGTCGGTTATCGATTCGTTACTCCCGAGAAAGTGGACCGCGCCGCGGACGAGGCGAAGGCCAAGGCGGCCCAGCCAAAGCCGGATGATGCGGACGAGAGGGCGCACCTGGACGCCGCCGATGCCGAGCGGGCTGTCGCGGAGGTGCGGGAACCCGCCGTACGCCCTGCCCAGAGGTAG
- a CDS encoding alpha/beta hydrolase, with translation MSSRSAGQAAGSSYRPHLETAPRTPVRRFLLTVDGVTIDAAYDPGTGASGDLAFIVAHGFTGDLDRPHVCRAAGILARHAPVVTFSFRGHGASGGRSTVGDREVHDLAAAVAWARELGHARVATVGFSMGGSVVLRHAAIYGETAEAGRRQGRQQGQEHEGRTDAHTDAVVSVSAPARWYYRGTAPMRRLHWLVTQPVGRIVGRYGLRTRIHHREWDPVPASPVESVPLIAPTPLLIVHGDQDGYFPVDHPRMLAAASGGHAELWLEHGMGHAENAADDALLARIGDWAVAHAG, from the coding sequence ATGAGTTCACGTTCGGCAGGTCAAGCGGCGGGATCTTCCTATCGTCCACACCTTGAGACGGCGCCCCGCACCCCTGTGCGGAGGTTTCTGCTCACGGTCGACGGGGTGACGATCGATGCGGCGTACGACCCCGGAACGGGGGCTTCCGGTGACCTCGCGTTCATTGTCGCGCACGGTTTCACGGGCGATCTGGACCGCCCGCACGTGTGCCGCGCGGCGGGGATTCTCGCGCGCCACGCACCGGTCGTCACCTTCTCCTTCCGTGGTCACGGCGCCTCCGGCGGCCGCTCCACGGTCGGCGACCGCGAGGTCCACGACCTGGCGGCGGCCGTGGCGTGGGCGCGGGAGCTGGGGCACGCGCGCGTGGCCACCGTGGGGTTCTCGATGGGCGGGTCGGTCGTGCTCAGGCACGCGGCCATCTACGGAGAAACGGCAGAGGCCGGGCGCAGGCAGGGCCGGCAGCAGGGCCAGGAGCACGAGGGGCGCACGGATGCGCATACGGACGCGGTGGTTTCGGTGAGCGCACCGGCCCGCTGGTACTACCGGGGCACGGCCCCTATGCGACGGCTGCACTGGCTGGTAACGCAGCCGGTGGGCCGGATAGTGGGCCGCTACGGCCTGCGCACCCGCATCCACCACCGCGAGTGGGACCCCGTACCCGCCTCTCCCGTCGAGTCGGTCCCCCTCATCGCACCCACCCCGCTCCTCATCGTCCACGGCGACCAGGACGGCTACTTCCCCGTCGACCACCCGCGGATGCTCGCCGCCGCCTCCGGGGGCCACGCCGAACTGTGGCTGGAGCACGGGATGGGGCACGCGGAGAACGCCGCGGACGACGCGTTGCTGGCCCGTATCGGGGACTGGGCTGTCGCACACGCGGGCTAG
- a CDS encoding MoaD/ThiS family protein: protein MAKGTVRYWAAAKAAAGVAEEPYDASTLAEALDEARERHPGELVRVLRRCSFLIDGDPVGTREHETVRLAEGGTVEVLPPFAGG, encoded by the coding sequence ATGGCAAAGGGCACGGTGCGTTACTGGGCCGCCGCCAAGGCCGCGGCAGGCGTCGCCGAGGAGCCGTACGACGCGAGCACGCTCGCCGAGGCACTCGACGAGGCCCGCGAGCGACACCCCGGCGAACTCGTCCGCGTCCTGCGGCGATGCTCGTTCCTCATCGACGGTGACCCCGTGGGGACCCGCGAGCATGAGACGGTACGGCTGGCCGAGGGCGGCACGGTCGAGGTGCTCCCGCCGTTCGCAGGAGGATGA
- a CDS encoding DUF2993 domain-containing protein has protein sequence MRALRTILIVVVILGGLFVIADRVAVGFAEDEAADRIKSTEGLASTPDVSIEGFPFLTQVVGGELDDVKIGIKDYEASTGGANATADTIRIDDLNAEMHGVAFNSDYSSATASSATGTASISYAELLKAAKAEPTQVAAGVTAQVIGLSDGGNGKIKVTVEATVLGTKLPQPVSVLSSVSVSGNTVKVHADTLPKLGVELAEGRIRAITDFEQKIDELPGGIQLDKVEATQNGVDISVKGSDVKLVG, from the coding sequence ATGCGCGCACTGCGGACAATCCTGATCGTCGTCGTCATCCTGGGCGGCCTGTTCGTCATCGCGGACCGGGTGGCGGTCGGGTTCGCGGAGGACGAGGCGGCGGACCGGATCAAGAGCACCGAGGGGCTGGCCAGCACCCCCGACGTGTCCATCGAGGGCTTCCCCTTCCTCACCCAGGTCGTCGGCGGCGAGCTCGACGACGTGAAGATCGGCATCAAGGACTACGAGGCCTCGACGGGCGGCGCCAACGCCACCGCCGACACCATTCGCATCGACGACCTGAACGCCGAGATGCACGGCGTCGCCTTCAACAGCGACTACAGCTCGGCCACGGCCAGCAGCGCCACCGGCACCGCGTCCATCTCGTACGCCGAGCTGCTGAAGGCGGCCAAGGCCGAGCCGACGCAGGTCGCGGCCGGTGTCACCGCCCAGGTGATCGGCCTCTCCGACGGCGGCAACGGCAAGATCAAGGTCACGGTCGAGGCCACCGTCCTCGGCACCAAGCTGCCCCAGCCGGTCTCCGTGCTCAGCTCCGTCAGCGTCTCGGGCAACACCGTGAAGGTGCACGCCGACACCCTGCCCAAGCTGGGCGTCGAGCTCGCCGAGGGCCGGATCCGCGCGATCACCGACTTCGAGCAGAAGATCGACGAACTGCCTGGCGGCATCCAGCTCGACAAGGTCGAGGCGACGCAGAACGGCGTGGACATCTCCGTGAAGGGTTCGGACGTCAAGCTGGTCGGGTAG
- a CDS encoding putative leader peptide, translating into MKRQADLTKRRAVDLCRVAAMLCRTF; encoded by the coding sequence ATGAAGCGACAGGCGGACCTCACGAAGCGGCGGGCAGTAGACCTGTGCCGCGTCGCCGCCATGCTCTGTCGCACCTTCTGA